The following nucleotide sequence is from Zea mays cultivar B73 chromosome 1, Zm-B73-REFERENCE-NAM-5.0, whole genome shotgun sequence.
GCCGCTGCTCAGCTGGGCCTCGAACATGCCGACGGACGACAGCACCGCGCCGGCCTGGGTCCAGAACTTGAGCCATGGGCCTCCGATGACGCCTGTAGCGCACAGATTCACGTATTCGCATCCAATCAAGAAGGAAACATTTTTGATCAAGCAAAAAAAAAAACTTGTGGCGTTCGAACGGCCAACATTTTCTATCGCTGCAGTTCACTGTTCACGTCACCATCAGGCAGCAACCTCTTGGATAGCTACTTTGTCCATGCACCTTCGTCCTCTACGCTAGGCTCTACCCACGGTCTTACCACCCGCCATCCTCATGCTTCGTCAACACCTCCATGTCACAACCCCACAACTCTTCACCGGCATTCAGGAACTCCGGAATCCGGATCATGACACGATCCATGACAAAGAATAAGCGGATCATGACTCTTATATATAATTTTTTTATATTATTGTTTTTAGGTGACTGAGATAATTAGGAAAGGCCTATGTATAAAATAATAGGAAGCATTAATATAAAAAAATTGTACCATGTTGCAAGATACTATATTGTGATCCTACAATCACTAGATATATCTAAAAAATCGTTTATACAATTTAAAATATTTAAGTTTTATATCTTATTTATTAAAATCTAACACACTCGTTTATATAAGTTATGAGTTGCATGGGTGAAACCGTATCTTAACTTGCAGAATAGTGCTAAGACGATTATTTTTATCAAGATACATCTCTTCTGTTTTTATACTTATTTCCTTAGTTATCTTTTAAGATATAAGTTATTTATATGGATTATACATACCTAAGTTTGGACTGTCTCAATAGTAATATTTGCCTTTTTTGTCACACTTTTTCTTATAGTCAGATGCATGGTTTTTAGCTTTTCTTCGTGCTACTGTATCCACCTCTTGAATTTTTTTTCTGTACTAAGCGGAATCTCAACTTTTCATGTTTATAAACATATTTAGTACTAGTTTGACAACTTCATTTttttaagaatttccattttctcaagaaaaaataaactaatttttcttGGTAAAATAAAAATCTATTGAAAAAATGGATTTGCCAAACTAGCTTTACACATAAAAATAGCAGTTACCTTTTATAGACAACATTTCATATAaccattgaaggtgaaattactGTATACATAAAGTAAAGTCCAATAATTAAGCAGCCTACTGTAGACAATCGGTCATCAACCTAACGTTATCTATCGCTTTTGTTCCATACGGCAGTCAATATCATACATAAATCGACACGTCGTAGCACCTACCTGCAGCATCGGCCAAGTAGCCGTTCGTCCAGGCGTCCGGCGTCGCGTCCGTGGCGCCGGTCGCGGCCATGAGCGGCAGCAGGTAGCTGGCGGCGATCAGGACCACCGCCACGGCCAACGCCCGCGGGAACGTCCGCTCCGGCCGCTCCACCTCGCCGGCCATCGTGCTGGCGCTGTCCCAGTAGTTGAGGTTCCAGAATACCGTGTTCATGAAGAGCCGCCAGTCCCTGCTCCCGCCCTCCACCGTCACCGTCCACCGCCGCGGGCGCACCTGGGGCACCGCCATCCCCGTCATAAGCACGGACGGCGCGAGGGACACGAGCCCCAGCGCCACGGCGCCCCACCCGACGACGCTCAGCCCGGTGAAGTTCACCAGCGACAGCAGCACCGTCAGGCCGGCCACCGCGCCCGTGCGCGCCGCGCCGCCGGTGGGCACGGCATGGCCGAGGTAGTCGGCGATGAGCGCCGGGTACGCCGCGACGTTGACGACGCAGCTCAAGTACTTCCACGTGCCGAGGAGCGAGCCGGCTAGCGGGCCGAAGGCGCGGTCGGCCCACAGGACGAAGCCACCGTTGCCCGGGAGCGCGGCCGCGAGCTCCGCGGTCACCAGCGACTCCGGGACGCCCCACGCGAACGGGAAGACGAGGAAGCCCAGGAGCGTGAAGAGCGGGCCGGCCGCCTTCACCGCGAGCTCCGCCCCGTACGCCCCGCCGGCGACCTCGAAGTAGATGAGGAAAACGAGCGGAAGGAACGTGAGCTTGTTGCTCCCGCGGCGGTGACCGTGGCTGTCCGCCTCGCCGCCGCCTTGCACGGACGTGCcatcttctcgttgttgttgcagGAGCGGCGCCTCGATTACTTGGTTTTGCTGCTCCATGGTGAGAACTGAGATTAATGTAAGCTAGGGGTCTAGACTCTAGAGAGTGGAGCAAGTGTGCCCGTTCATCGTCTTGCTGAGTCCATATCAATCCATGACGGCGTAGGttccaaaatgagcggacggtgcGGCCCTAGGTCCGGACAGCCCGCGTGttccgagattagattaactcgatATTTATTCTTATCtcatgcgtggttatccatctaatcacgtgcgaGTTGTTGCCTATCTCTTAGGAACAAGTTCAGACCTTCTccactataaatataaaggggtacaacCGATTAAGAACTTataaacacattccaatcgaaccaattactttatttacttttcctgccaTAGGAGTAGATATagcgtagttctagttgtagccttccgcatatccacttccaatcctattcgactctacgtcgtctatatccgtcttgggtggcctaccgatcccaagacgaccctatgATCTTACCCCTCCCGGAGgacaagatctagttgtccactcAAGATCCCTttctcgaattgatctcttaatttctaggcgACTCCACATCATCTGGAGATACCTCGGGTGACCTGTCGACACGGAGCACCCTAGGATCTCTTCCCCCAGGgaacgagatctagattccaacAAGGAGGAGAaagacgaccctgtcgccagTTCGCGAACCGTCCGGCCCAGAGCCGCAGACCGTCCGGTGTGACGCAGGGAAGACACTGCTCCTACGTCTAGGTGCGGACTGTCCAGCCTAGAGCCACGGACCGTCTGCGTCgccgcagagggcaccgccaggcGGTACAccactgtcggagaggaaattctccggtcgggtgacggaatgcacccgccctaatcctaagatgaggaggggccttagCAGTTTGCCTGTCTGTTGGAAGGTGGATGAAAACACAAGGACACAAGggattagagtggttcaggccgccggagcgtaaaacCCTATCTCCACTGTGTATGTTGTATTGCTTGTGAGTCTAGAGAGTTTGAGAGCTTAGAGAACTTGTGAATAACCTAGAGAACTTGTccctgtaacgttgtgtgccttcccttttatagtttaagagaGGCACATACAAGGTTGCCGagcctaaaagtcgcctagagggggggggtgaatagggcgaaactgaaatttacaaaattaatcacaactacaagtcgggttagcgttagaaataataatgagtccgagagagagggcgcaaaacaaattgcaagcgaatgaagagtgtgacacgcggatttgttttaccgaggttcggttctcgcaaacctactccctgttgaggaggccacaaaggccgtgtctctttcaacccttaccctctctcaaacggtccctcggaccgagtgagcttctcttctcaaatcaaaccgggaacaaaacttccccgcaaggaccaccacacaattggtgtctcttgcctcggttacaaatgagttttgatcacaagaacaagtgagaaagaaaagaagcaacccaagcgcaagagctcaaaagaacacggcaaatctctctcgctaatcactaaagccttgtgtggaattggagaggatttgatcacttgagtgtgtctagaattgaatgcctagctcttgtaagtggttgagaagtgaaaaacttggatgatttgaatgtggggtggttgggggtatttatagccccaaccaccaaactagccgtttggtggaggctgtctgtcgtatggtgcaccggacagtccggtgcacaccggacatgtccggtgcgacagccatgtcaccaggccgttagggttccgaccgttggagctctgactgctgggcccgtctcaatgtccggtggcgcaccggacatgcactgtggagtgtccggtgcaccagcatgggcgtgcctgacttctgcgcgcgctggcgcgcatttaatgcgctgcaggtagccgttggcgcctgaagtagccattgcttcgttgtcacaccggacagtccggtgtacaccgaacatgtccggtgaattatagcggactagtcgttgtgaattcccgaagccGACGAGTTCAGAGTCTCTtcatccttggagcaccggacagtccggtgaattatagcgcgacaactctgagaattcccgaaggtgcgaagttcagcttggtgtcccctggtacaccggacagtccggtgcgcccgaccagggtgccttcggttgtccctttgctcctttgtttgaaccctttctcttgatctttttattggcttattgtgaacctttggtacctgtagatcttatagacttgggcaaactagttagtccaattatttgtgttgggcaattcaaccaccaaaattagtttaggaaataggtgtaatcctaattccctttcaatctccccctttttggtgattgatgccaacacaaaccaaagcaaatatagaagtgcagaattgaactagcttgcaaaaTGTAAgtacaaaggttacttagaatttgagccaataaatattacttactagatatgcttggattgtttctttatttttaacattttagaccacgcttgcaccacatgttttgtttttgcaaattctttttgtaaatccttttcaaagtccttttgcaaaatagtcaaaggtaaatgaggaagactttgactaaacaaaactcccccttaaataaattctcctcttagtgttcaagagggttttaagatatcaattttgaaagtactactttctccccctttagaactcaAAGAGATACTAATTTAAGATTtatcaattgaaaatcattttaaaaattagggtggtggtgcggtccttttgctttgggctcatactttctccccctttggcatgaatcgccaaaaacggatactttgagtgagatataagcccttgtcTAACTACtacctcccctttggcaaataaaacatatgagtgaagattataccaaagacggagagtgatgcggagtgacggcgaaggatgagtagtagagtggagtggaagcctttgtcttcgccgaagactccaattccctttcaatatacctatgacttggtttgaaatacacttgaaaacgcattagtcatagcGTATATAaacgagacatgatcaaaggtatacttatgagctatgtgtgcaaattagcaaaagaaattcctagaatcaagaatattgagctcatgcctaggtttggtaaaagtttgttcatctagtggcttggtaaaaatatcggctaattgatctttagtgttaatgtatgcaatctcgatatcccccttttgttggtgatccctaagaaaatgataccgaatggctatgtgcttagtgcggctatgctcaacgggattatccgccatgcggattgcactctcattatcacatagaagaggaactttggttaatttgtaaccatagtcccgcagggtttgcctcatccaaagcaattgcgcgcaacaatggcctgcggcaatatactcggcttcgacggtagaaagagcgaccgaattttgcttctttgaagcccaagacaccaaggaccttcccaagaactggcaagtccccgatgtgctctttctattaatcttacaccccgcccaatcggcatccgaataaccaatcaaatcaaatgtggatccccgagggtaccaaagcccaaccttaggagtataagccaaatatctcaagattcgttttacggccgtaaggtgagattccttagggtcggcttagaatcttgcacacatgcaaacggaaagcataatatccggtcgagatgcacataaataaagtaatgaaccaatcatcggccGGTatacttttgatcgacggatttacctcccgtgtcaaggtcaagatgcccattggttcccatgggtgtcttgatgggcttggcatccttcattccaaacttggttagaatgtcttgagtgtactttgtttggctaatgaaggtgccctcttggagttgcttgacttggaatcctagaaaatacttcaactcccccatcattgacatctcgaatttttgtgtcatgatcctactaaattcttcacatgtagattcgttagtagacccaaatatgatatcatcaacataaatttggcatacaaacaaatcattgtcaagagttttagtgaataaagtaggatcggcttttccgactttgaagccattagcaataaggaaatctcttaggcattcataccatgctcttggggcttgtttgagcccataaagcgccttagagagcctatagacatggttagggtactcactatcttcaaagccgggaggttgctcaacatagacctcttccttgattggtccattgaggaaggcactcttcacgtccatttggtaaagcttgaagccatggtaagtagcataggctaataatatacgaattgactcaagcctagctacgggtgcataggtttcaccgaaatccaaaccttcgacttgggagtatcccttggccacaagtcgagctttgttccttgtcaccacaccatgctcatcttgcttgttgcgaaagacccacttggttcctacaacattttggttaggacgtggaactaaatgccatacctcgttcctagtgaagttgttgagctcctcttgcatcgccatcacccaatccgaatcttggagtgcttcctctaccctgtgtggctcaatagaggaaacaaaagagtaatgctcacaaaaatgtgcaacacgagatcgagtggttacccccttatgaatgtcgccgaggatggtgtcgacggggtgatctcgttggattgcttggtggactcttgggtgtggcggccttgtttcttcatcctccttgttttgatcgtttgcatctcccccttgatcattgctgtcatcttgaggtggctcatctctttgatcttctccttcatcaacttgagcctcgtcctcattttgggttggtggagatgcttgtgtggaggaggatggttgatcttgtgcatgtggaggctcttcggattccttagggcacacatccccaatggacatgttccttagcgcgatgcacggagcctgttcttcacctatctcatcaagatcaacttgctctacttgagagccgttagtttcatcaaacacaacgtcacaagaaacttcaacaagtcctgagaacttgttaaagactctatatgcccttgtgtttgagtcatatcctagtaaaaagccttctacagttttaggagcaaatttagatttcctacctctcttaacaagaataaagcatttgctaccaaaaactctaaaatatgaaatattgagctttttaccggttaggagttcataggatgtcttcttgaggattcggtgtagatataaccggttgatggcgtagcaggcggtgttgaccgcctcggcccaaaaccgatccggtgtcttgtactcatcaagcatggttctttccatgtccaatagagttcgattcttcctctccactacaccattttgttgtggggtgtagggagaagagaactcatgcttgatgccctcctcctcaaggaagccttctatttgtgagttcttgaactccgtcccgttgtcgcttctaattttcttgatccttaagccaaactcattttgagcccgtctcaagaatccctttaaggtctcttgggtatgagatttttcctgcaaaaagaatacccaagtgaagcgagaataatcatccacaataactagacagtacttactcccgccgatgcttatgtaagcgatcgggccgaataggtccatgtgtaggagctccagtggcctgtcacttgtcatgatgtttttgtgtggatgatgagtaccaacttgcttcttggcttggcatgcgctacaaatcctgtctttctcaaaatgaacatttgttagtcctaaaatgtgctctccctttagaagcttatgaagattcttcattccaacatgagctagtcggcggtgccagagccaacccatgttagtcttagcaattaagcaagtgtcgagttcagctctatcaaaatctaccaagtatagctgaccctctaacactcccttaaatgctattgaatcatcacttcttctaaagacagtgacacctgtatcagtaaatagacagttgtagcccatttgacataattgcgaaatggaaagcaaattgtaatctaaagaatctataagaaaaacattggaaatggaatggtcaggagatatagctattttacccaaacctttgaccaaaccttggtttccatccccgaatgtgatagctcgttggggatcttggtttttctcgtaggaggagaacatcttcttctcccccgtcatgtggtttgtgcacccgctatcgatgatccaacttgagcccccggatgcataaacctacaaaacaagtttagttcttgactttaggtacccaaacagttttgggtcctttggcattagaaacaagaactttgggtacccaaacacaagtcttggagcccttgtgtttgcccccaacaaacttggcaactaccttgccggatttgttagtaagcacatatgatgcatcaaaagttttgaatgaaatgtcatgatcatttgatgcattaggagtttttttcttaggcaacttagcacgggttggttgcctagaactagatgtctcacccttatacataaaagcataattagggccagagtgagacttcctagaatgaattctcctaattttgctctcgggataaccgacagggtacaaaatgtaacactcgttatcctgaggcatgggagccttgccattaacaaaattagacaatgttttaggaggggcactaagtttgacattgtctcccctttggaagccaatgccatccttgatgctagggcgtctcccattatagagcatacttctagcaaatttaaacttttcattttctaagttatgctcggcaattttagcatctaattttgctatatgatcattttgttgtttaattaagaccatgtgatcatgaatagcattaatatcaacatctctacatctagtgcaaatggaaacatgctcaacggtagatgtagagggtttgcaagattttaattctacaaccttagcatgtagtatgtcattctcacttctaaggttagaaatagtaacatcaaaatctttagccttagcaattaatttttcattttcaatcctaaggctagcaagagaatcattcaattccttaatcttagcatgcaaatcaacatcatcatttctaggattgggaattgaaacatcacaaacatgagaatcaaccttagcagttaatctagcattttcatttctaaggttgtcaatagtctcatggcaagtgcttagctcactagataatttttcacatttttctatttctagagcataagcatttttaaccttaacatgctttttatttttcttgattaggaagtcctcttgggagtccaagagatcatccttctcatggatggcactaattagctcatttagtttttccttttgttgcatgttgaggtcggcaaaaagggtacgcaaattatcttcctcatcactagcattatcatcactagaggattcatatttagtggaggatttggatttgaccttcttctttttgccgtccttggccatgaggcatttgtggacgacgttggggaagagaagacccttggtgacggcgatgttggcggcgtccttgtcggaggaggagtcggtggagctctcgtcggagtcccactcgcggcacacgtgggcatcgccgcccttcttct
It contains:
- the LOC100284962 gene encoding cationic amino acid transporter — its product is MEQQNQVIEAPLLQQQREDGTSVQGGGEADSHGHRRGSNKLTFLPLVFLIYFEVAGGAYGAELAVKAAGPLFTLLGFLVFPFAWGVPESLVTAELAAALPGNGGFVLWADRAFGPLAGSLLGTWKYLSCVVNVAAYPALIADYLGHAVPTGGAARTGAVAGLTVLLSLVNFTGLSVVGWGAVALGLVSLAPSVLMTGMAVPQVRPRRWTVTVEGGSRDWRLFMNTVFWNLNYWDSASTMAGEVERPERTFPRALAVAVVLIAASYLLPLMAATGATDATPDAWTNGYLADAAGVIGGPWLKFWTQAGAVLSSVGMFEAQLSSGAFQLLGMADLGLLPAVFARLRTPWVAVAVSSAVTLAVSFLAFDEVVATANFLYSLGTLLEFAAFLWLRARQPDLKRPYRVPLSSLPALAAMCAVPSAFLAYVCAVAGWRVFALAGALTALGVGLHGSMRLCRAKRWLKFEGQQRGQGGHAAAPAHTV